One Methylosinus sp. LW4 genomic region harbors:
- a CDS encoding nicotinate-nucleotide adenylyltransferase, with protein MIRLPPHAPGMRIGLFGGSFDPPHEGHAHVSQVALQRLALDRLWWLVTPGNPLKETAGLPSLAQRIAAAQKIARDPRIVVTGLEAEIGARYTADTLRFLHRRCPGVRFVWIMGADNLLQFHRWRDWQEIAQTTPIAIVDRPGATFRAAAAKAAQRFASARLPESAAALLADMPPPAFVYLHAPRVAQSSTALRSARLFAGAAALPPEQGCP; from the coding sequence ATGATTCGTCTGCCGCCTCACGCGCCGGGGATGCGCATCGGCCTGTTCGGCGGCTCTTTCGATCCGCCGCATGAAGGCCACGCCCATGTCTCGCAAGTGGCGTTGCAGAGGCTGGCGCTCGATCGCCTCTGGTGGCTGGTGACGCCCGGCAATCCGCTGAAGGAGACCGCCGGCCTGCCGTCTCTGGCGCAGCGCATCGCCGCGGCGCAGAAAATCGCCCGCGATCCGCGCATAGTGGTCACGGGGCTCGAGGCGGAGATCGGCGCGCGCTATACGGCGGATACGCTGCGCTTTCTGCATCGGCGCTGTCCGGGCGTGCGCTTCGTCTGGATCATGGGCGCCGATAATCTGCTGCAATTCCACCGCTGGCGCGATTGGCAGGAGATCGCGCAGACGACGCCGATCGCCATCGTCGATCGGCCGGGCGCGACCTTTCGCGCCGCCGCGGCCAAAGCGGCGCAACGCTTTGCGTCCGCGCGCCTGCCGGAGAGCGCGGCGGCGCTGCTCGCCGACATGCCGCCGCCCGCTTTCGTCTATCTGCATGCGCCGCGCGTCGCGCAATCGTCCACCGCGCTGCGCAGCGCGAGATTATTTGCCGGCGCTGCGGCGCTGCCACCAGAGCAGGGCTGCCCCTAG
- the rimO gene encoding 30S ribosomal protein S12 methylthiotransferase RimO → MASLPPMQNVPADPPAPAKEAPRVSFVSLGCPKALVDSERILTRLRAEGYELSRTHAGADVVVVNTCGFLDSAKAESLEAIGAALKENGKVVVTGCMGAEPQAIAERFPDVLAITGPQAYESVVEAVHAAAAPSHDPFLDLVPEQGVKLTPRHYAYLKISEGCDNSCSFCIIPHLRGSLASRPAGEVLREAERLVKAGVKELLVISQDTSAYGRDLRYSESQWGDRSVRARFLDLAKELGSLGAWVRLHYVYPYPHVDEVVELMAEGKILPYLDIPFQHAAPSVLKAMKRPANEEKTLERIKAWRRICPDLALRSTFIVGFPGESEEDFAYLLDWLEEAEIDRAGAFRYEPVAGAPANDLPLDAIAPEVKDQRWKRFMERQQKVSARLLKRKIGKRLQVLVDEPGGGATGLARGRSKADAPQIDGTVHISSRRPLRAGDIVTVKIDRADAYDLYGAAV, encoded by the coding sequence ATGGCAAGCCTTCCGCCCATGCAGAACGTCCCCGCCGACCCGCCCGCGCCCGCCAAGGAGGCGCCGCGCGTCTCCTTCGTCTCCCTCGGCTGCCCCAAGGCGCTCGTCGACAGCGAGCGCATCCTCACCCGCCTGCGCGCCGAAGGCTATGAGCTTTCGCGCACCCACGCCGGGGCCGATGTCGTGGTGGTGAACACCTGCGGCTTTCTGGACAGCGCCAAGGCCGAGTCGCTGGAGGCGATCGGCGCGGCGCTGAAAGAGAACGGCAAGGTGGTCGTCACCGGCTGCATGGGGGCCGAGCCGCAGGCGATCGCCGAACGCTTCCCCGATGTCCTCGCCATCACCGGCCCGCAGGCCTATGAGAGCGTGGTCGAGGCCGTCCACGCCGCCGCCGCGCCGAGCCATGATCCTTTTCTCGATCTCGTGCCCGAGCAGGGCGTCAAGCTCACGCCGCGCCATTACGCCTATCTCAAAATCTCGGAAGGCTGCGACAATAGCTGCTCCTTCTGCATCATTCCGCATTTGCGCGGCTCGCTGGCCTCGCGGCCCGCGGGCGAGGTGCTGCGCGAGGCCGAGCGGCTGGTGAAGGCCGGCGTCAAGGAGCTGCTCGTCATCTCGCAGGACACCAGCGCCTATGGCCGCGACCTGCGCTATTCCGAGAGCCAATGGGGCGACCGCAGCGTGCGCGCGCGCTTCCTCGATCTCGCAAAGGAGCTGGGCTCGCTCGGGGCCTGGGTGCGGCTGCATTATGTCTATCCCTATCCGCATGTGGACGAGGTCGTCGAGCTGATGGCGGAGGGCAAGATTCTGCCCTATCTCGACATTCCCTTTCAGCACGCCGCCCCTTCCGTGCTGAAGGCGATGAAGCGCCCCGCCAATGAGGAGAAGACGCTGGAGCGGATTAAGGCGTGGCGACGCATCTGCCCCGACCTCGCGCTGCGCTCCACCTTCATCGTCGGCTTCCCCGGCGAGAGCGAGGAGGATTTCGCCTATCTGCTCGATTGGCTGGAGGAGGCGGAGATCGACCGCGCCGGCGCCTTCCGCTACGAGCCCGTGGCCGGCGCGCCGGCCAATGATCTGCCGCTCGACGCCATCGCGCCCGAGGTGAAGGACCAGCGCTGGAAGCGCTTCATGGAGCGCCAGCAGAAGGTCAGCGCCCGCCTGCTGAAGCGCAAGATCGGCAAGCGCCTGCAAGTTCTGGTGGACGAGCCCGGCGGCGGCGCCACAGGCCTCGCACGCGGGCGCAGCAAGGCGGATGCGCCGCAGATCGACGGAACGGTGCACATCTCCTCGCGCCGCCCGCTGCGCGCCGGCGACATTGTGACGGTGAAGATCGACCGCGCCGACGCCTATGATCTCTACGGCGCGGCGGTGTGA
- a CDS encoding beta-ketoacyl-ACP synthase III, with translation MLRTVILGTGSYAPAKVLTNADLEKMVATNGAWIVSRTGIEERRIAAPGESTSDMAAAAAKNALELAGVDPRELDLIIVATVTGDAQTPACAAFLQAKIGAENAFAFDVSAACAGSLYALSIADQFIKTGKVRRALVVGAETLSRVVDWTNRETCVLFGDAAGAMVLGPGEEEGRGLLSTSLRTDGTLTSILGIPRPYDPRQDGPTPGEAHKIKMRGREVYKVALRLLPEVVTEALAMAGLEAKDVDHVIAHQANARIIEASLAQLGVPLEKCWMNISRFGNTSSASMPITLDEANRAGRLKKGDVIAMMAIGAGMTWGGAVLRW, from the coding sequence TTGCTCAGAACCGTCATTCTCGGAACCGGATCCTACGCCCCCGCGAAGGTTCTGACTAACGCCGACCTCGAGAAAATGGTCGCGACCAATGGCGCCTGGATCGTCAGCCGCACCGGGATCGAGGAGCGCCGCATCGCCGCGCCGGGCGAATCCACCTCCGACATGGCCGCCGCCGCGGCGAAAAACGCGCTGGAGCTGGCCGGCGTCGATCCGCGCGAGCTGGACCTCATCATCGTCGCGACCGTCACCGGCGACGCCCAGACGCCCGCCTGCGCCGCCTTTCTGCAGGCCAAGATCGGCGCCGAGAACGCTTTCGCCTTCGATGTCTCGGCCGCCTGCGCCGGCTCGCTCTACGCCCTCTCCATCGCCGATCAGTTCATCAAGACCGGCAAGGTCCGCCGCGCGCTGGTCGTCGGGGCGGAGACTTTGAGCCGCGTCGTCGATTGGACCAATCGCGAGACCTGCGTGCTGTTCGGCGACGCCGCCGGGGCCATGGTGCTCGGCCCGGGCGAGGAGGAAGGGCGCGGCCTGCTCTCCACCAGCCTGCGCACCGATGGAACATTGACCAGCATTCTCGGCATCCCGCGCCCCTATGATCCGCGCCAGGACGGGCCGACGCCCGGCGAGGCGCATAAGATCAAGATGCGCGGCCGCGAGGTCTATAAGGTCGCGCTGCGCCTATTGCCGGAGGTCGTTACCGAGGCGCTGGCCATGGCCGGCCTCGAGGCCAAGGACGTCGATCATGTGATCGCGCATCAGGCCAACGCCCGCATCATAGAGGCGTCGCTGGCGCAGCTCGGCGTGCCGCTCGAGAAATGCTGGATGAATATTTCCCGCTTCGGCAACACATCGAGCGCGTCGATGCCGATCACGCTGGACGAGGCCAATCGCGCCGGCCGGCTGAAGAAAGGCGATGTGATCGCCATGATGGCGATCGGCGCCGGAATGACCTGGGGCGGCGCCGTTCTGCGCTGGTGA
- a CDS encoding methyltransferase family protein translates to MKRLATGALAIVFTLAYLGLAALGAGGVSAFLEKPPLAALALVTLALAVAAAFSQGHLGAGMREDRGNRWVIAAFAVIGLLDAFLPAYADRLDSLTIGGETLRWIGVILYAIGGVLRLWPVFVLGRRFSGLVAIQPGHELVTTGLYAHIRNPSYLGLLIGLVGWALAFRSLIGLALAAAAIPPLVARMTSEEALLASHFGAVYDAYRARTARLIPGLY, encoded by the coding sequence ATGAAGAGGCTCGCGACAGGCGCGCTCGCCATTGTCTTCACTCTCGCCTATCTCGGGCTCGCGGCGCTGGGCGCGGGCGGCGTATCTGCCTTTCTCGAAAAGCCGCCGCTCGCGGCGCTGGCGCTCGTCACTCTGGCGCTCGCCGTCGCCGCCGCTTTTTCGCAAGGCCATCTCGGCGCCGGCATGCGCGAGGATCGCGGCAATCGCTGGGTCATCGCCGCCTTCGCCGTCATCGGCCTGCTCGACGCTTTTCTGCCCGCCTATGCGGATCGCCTCGATAGTCTGACGATCGGCGGCGAGACGCTACGCTGGATCGGCGTCATTCTCTACGCCATAGGCGGCGTGCTGCGTCTGTGGCCGGTGTTCGTGCTCGGACGGCGCTTCAGCGGCCTCGTCGCCATTCAGCCGGGCCATGAGCTGGTGACGACCGGGCTCTACGCCCATATCCGCAATCCGAGCTATCTCGGCCTTCTCATCGGCCTCGTCGGCTGGGCGCTGGCCTTTCGCTCGCTCATCGGCCTCGCGCTGGCGGCGGCGGCGATTCCGCCGCTGGTCGCCCGCATGACATCCGAGGAGGCGCTGCTCGCTTCTCACTTCGGCGCCGTCTATGACGCCTATCGCGCGCGCACGGCGCGGCTCATTCCCGGCCTCTACTGA
- a CDS encoding FAD-dependent oxidoreductase, whose product MARAPFPDGIARRDFLNGLLIAAGGALSLSSPARAVTGGSCDGPIGLDPRVRRGGNLPATFTVSHWLRDGRLTFEKDFVSLAPGCDDLSGEIPLVDAGGSFDVIVIGGGVSGLSAAHHLLRERPRARLLILEAAPVLGGNAGRDDAPPLPGPASTAGAYGTAPSADWLAQFYRAIDVDWLAQSVPGPESSFYFDEFAPGLGAGARGWNIDTFERGAAHLPYDARLREDFARAFAAIRALGEKGLADPADESDPALDDLSSVSLAQHLEATLGCDAIVSRFFTAYTLSAFGGTAEQVNAHSAIAFLSSELTRGSVFTYPGGTSEIARRTLRRLTQSETPPRFETNATALRIETTARGANVVYFQNDRFHRIFGERIILAAPAQSARHLVAHLSDAARKAAWAQFHAAPLVTANVALRRAAPLSQLGLGYSQSWWGGRHFVNYIVADWMSGKRADPERQTILTFYGGCDAPLDALAEARIKLMHTPFSDYEESIRSDLSRLMRGADFDFDRDVSALFLYRWGHSMLRPPPGFLFGATRDASGRLDRAQAPRRIACAPLGPIAFAGQHVEGVPSIESAIGSGRRAALQALEDRR is encoded by the coding sequence ATGGCTCGAGCGCCCTTCCCCGACGGCATAGCGCGACGCGATTTTCTCAATGGTCTGCTGATCGCCGCGGGCGGCGCCCTCTCGCTCAGCTCTCCCGCCCGAGCCGTCACGGGCGGGAGCTGCGATGGGCCGATTGGCCTCGATCCGCGCGTGCGGCGCGGCGGCAATCTGCCGGCGACCTTCACCGTCTCCCATTGGCTGCGCGACGGTCGGCTGACATTCGAGAAAGATTTCGTCTCGCTCGCCCCCGGCTGCGACGATCTCTCCGGCGAAATCCCGCTCGTGGACGCGGGCGGAAGCTTCGACGTCATCGTCATTGGCGGCGGCGTTTCTGGCCTATCCGCGGCGCATCATCTGCTGCGCGAACGCCCGCGGGCGCGCCTGCTGATCCTCGAGGCGGCGCCTGTCCTCGGCGGCAACGCCGGCCGCGACGACGCCCCGCCTCTCCCCGGCCCCGCCTCCACCGCCGGCGCCTATGGAACCGCGCCTTCCGCCGATTGGCTCGCGCAATTCTATCGCGCGATCGACGTCGATTGGCTGGCGCAGAGCGTCCCCGGCCCGGAGAGCAGCTTTTATTTCGACGAATTCGCGCCCGGCCTCGGCGCCGGCGCGCGCGGCTGGAACATAGACACATTCGAGCGCGGCGCCGCGCATCTTCCCTATGACGCGCGCCTTCGCGAAGACTTCGCCCGCGCTTTCGCGGCGATCCGCGCGCTCGGCGAAAAAGGCCTCGCCGATCCGGCCGATGAGAGCGATCCGGCGCTCGACGATCTCTCGAGCGTCAGCCTCGCGCAGCATCTCGAGGCGACGCTCGGCTGCGACGCGATCGTCTCGCGCTTCTTCACCGCCTACACGCTGAGCGCTTTCGGCGGAACGGCCGAGCAGGTGAACGCTCACAGCGCCATCGCTTTCCTATCGAGCGAGCTGACCCGCGGCTCGGTCTTCACCTATCCGGGCGGAACGTCGGAAATCGCGCGCCGCACGCTGCGCCGGCTGACGCAGAGCGAGACGCCGCCGCGCTTCGAAACCAACGCCACGGCGCTGCGGATCGAGACGACCGCGCGGGGCGCGAACGTCGTCTATTTCCAAAATGACCGCTTTCATCGCATCTTCGGCGAGCGGATCATCCTCGCCGCGCCGGCGCAGAGCGCGCGCCATCTCGTCGCGCATCTTTCCGACGCCGCGCGCAAAGCGGCCTGGGCGCAATTCCATGCGGCGCCACTCGTCACCGCCAATGTCGCGCTGCGCCGCGCCGCGCCCCTATCGCAGCTCGGGCTCGGTTACAGTCAGAGCTGGTGGGGCGGCCGGCATTTCGTCAATTACATCGTCGCCGATTGGATGAGCGGCAAGCGCGCCGACCCCGAGCGGCAAACGATTCTCACCTTCTATGGCGGCTGCGACGCGCCGCTCGACGCTCTCGCCGAAGCGCGCATAAAGCTGATGCATACGCCCTTCTCCGATTACGAGGAGTCGATCCGCAGCGATCTGTCACGGCTGATGCGCGGCGCGGATTTCGATTTCGATCGCGATGTGAGCGCGCTGTTTCTCTATCGCTGGGGGCACAGCATGTTGCGGCCGCCGCCGGGCTTTCTCTTCGGCGCGACGCGCGACGCGAGCGGCAGGCTCGACCGTGCGCAGGCGCCGCGACGCATCGCCTGCGCGCCGCTGGGGCCGATCGCTTTCGCGGGCCAGCATGTCGAAGGCGTCCCCTCGATCGAGAGCGCGATCGGCTCCGGCCGCCGCGCCGCGCTGCAGGCGCTGGAGGATCGCCGATGA
- the pheT gene encoding phenylalanine--tRNA ligase subunit beta yields the protein MKLTLSWLKDHLETSASLEEVVETLTRIGLEVEHLHDPAAQLKDFRIAHVIDAKPHPNADRLRVCMVDTGEGAPVQVVCGAPNARTGLKTVFSAPGTYIPAKKITLGKGVIRGVESLGMLCSAAELELSDEHDGIIELPEDAPIGAVYAKWAGLDDPVIEINLTPNRSDAAGIYGIARDLAAAGLGTLKTPAVETVESAFAMSQRVALDFTEEDKHLAPLFALRLVRGVKNGPSPAWLQDRLRAIGLRPINALVDITNYLTFDRARPLHVFDAKKVAGDLVVRRARDGEELLALDGKTYKLDSDMVVIADDKGPESLAGVMGGEHSGCSDETTDVLIETALWDPANIAHTGRKLGISTDARYRFERGVDPAFALPGLELATKLVLEFCGGEASEVAICGSAETPTRKLRFPWSETKRLTGLDVSKEESTAILTRLGFTVEAAGEEALVSVPSWRPDIEGKADLVEEIARIAGFDTIAAAPLPRNAGVTEPVLTLLQKRQRAARRALAARGLVEAVTWSFVSKELAQAFGSGDNHRLALANPIAAELSDMRPSLLPGLVTAAGRNAARGFPDVALFEVGQIFQSEDEKGQKIAATGLRRGFALPAGAGRHWSGKERAVGVFDVKADALALLQTLGVATGGLQIVAGGPDWLHPGRSGTLQFGPKAVIGHFGELHPRVLQALDVEGPIAAFEIILDALPAPKAKPTKAKPKLELSDLQPVSRDFAFLLDRAQPAGDLIRAVQGADRTLIVDVAIFDIYEGQGVPEGKKSVGVAVRLQPRDKTLTDADLEALAHKIVTEAGKKTGAQLRG from the coding sequence ATGAAACTCACACTCTCCTGGCTGAAAGACCATCTCGAGACGAGCGCCTCGCTCGAGGAGGTCGTCGAAACTCTGACGCGCATCGGCCTCGAGGTCGAGCATTTGCACGATCCCGCCGCGCAGCTGAAGGACTTCCGCATCGCGCATGTGATCGACGCCAAGCCGCATCCCAACGCCGATCGCCTGCGCGTCTGCATGGTCGATACGGGCGAAGGCGCGCCGGTGCAGGTGGTCTGCGGCGCGCCCAATGCGCGCACGGGATTGAAGACCGTCTTCTCGGCGCCCGGAACCTATATTCCCGCCAAGAAGATCACGCTCGGCAAGGGCGTCATTCGCGGCGTCGAATCGCTCGGAATGTTGTGCTCGGCCGCCGAGCTGGAGCTCTCCGACGAGCACGACGGCATCATCGAGCTGCCGGAGGACGCCCCCATCGGCGCGGTCTACGCGAAATGGGCCGGGCTCGACGATCCGGTCATAGAGATCAATCTGACGCCCAACCGCTCCGATGCCGCCGGCATTTACGGCATTGCGCGCGATCTCGCCGCGGCGGGCCTCGGAACGCTGAAGACGCCAGCCGTCGAGACGGTCGAAAGCGCCTTCGCCATGTCGCAGCGCGTCGCGCTCGATTTCACTGAGGAGGACAAGCATCTCGCGCCGCTCTTCGCGCTGCGTCTCGTGCGCGGCGTCAAGAATGGGCCGAGCCCGGCCTGGCTGCAGGATCGCCTGCGCGCCATCGGCCTGCGCCCGATCAATGCCCTCGTCGACATCACCAATTATCTGACCTTCGACCGCGCGCGTCCGCTGCATGTCTTCGACGCAAAGAAAGTGGCGGGCGATCTCGTGGTGCGCCGCGCCCGCGACGGCGAGGAACTGCTCGCGCTCGACGGCAAGACCTATAAGCTCGATTCCGACATGGTCGTCATCGCCGATGACAAAGGCCCCGAATCTCTCGCCGGCGTCATGGGCGGCGAGCATTCCGGCTGCTCCGACGAAACGACGGACGTGCTGATCGAGACCGCGCTGTGGGATCCGGCCAATATCGCGCACACCGGCCGCAAGCTCGGCATTTCCACCGACGCCCGCTATCGTTTCGAGCGCGGCGTCGATCCGGCCTTCGCTCTGCCCGGCCTCGAGCTGGCGACGAAGCTGGTGCTGGAATTCTGCGGCGGCGAGGCTTCGGAGGTCGCCATCTGCGGCTCGGCGGAAACGCCGACGCGCAAGCTGCGCTTCCCCTGGAGCGAGACGAAGCGCCTCACCGGCCTCGACGTCTCGAAAGAGGAATCGACCGCCATTCTCACGCGCCTCGGCTTCACGGTCGAGGCGGCAGGCGAGGAGGCGCTGGTCAGCGTCCCCAGCTGGCGCCCGGACATTGAAGGCAAGGCCGATCTCGTCGAGGAGATCGCCCGCATCGCCGGCTTCGACACCATCGCCGCCGCGCCGCTGCCGCGCAACGCCGGCGTAACCGAGCCGGTTCTCACTCTGCTGCAAAAGCGCCAGCGCGCGGCGCGGCGCGCTCTGGCGGCGCGCGGGCTTGTGGAGGCCGTCACCTGGTCCTTCGTCTCCAAGGAGCTGGCGCAGGCTTTCGGCAGCGGCGACAATCATCGCCTCGCGCTCGCCAATCCCATCGCCGCCGAGCTTTCCGACATGCGTCCGAGCCTGCTGCCCGGTCTCGTCACCGCCGCCGGCCGCAACGCCGCGCGCGGCTTTCCCGATGTCGCGCTGTTCGAGGTCGGTCAGATCTTCCAGAGCGAGGACGAGAAGGGCCAGAAGATCGCCGCCACGGGCCTGCGCCGCGGCTTCGCTCTGCCGGCCGGCGCCGGCCGCCATTGGTCGGGCAAGGAGCGCGCGGTCGGCGTCTTCGACGTGAAGGCGGACGCGCTCGCGCTGCTGCAGACGCTCGGCGTCGCCACCGGCGGCTTGCAGATCGTCGCCGGCGGCCCGGACTGGCTCCATCCGGGCCGTTCGGGAACGCTGCAATTCGGCCCCAAGGCGGTCATCGGCCATTTCGGCGAATTGCATCCGCGCGTGTTGCAGGCGCTCGACGTCGAGGGGCCGATCGCCGCATTCGAGATTATTCTCGACGCGCTGCCGGCGCCCAAGGCCAAGCCCACCAAGGCCAAGCCGAAATTGGAGCTCTCCGACCTCCAGCCGGTCTCGCGCGACTTCGCCTTTCTGCTGGACCGCGCCCAGCCGGCCGGCGATCTCATCCGCGCCGTGCAGGGCGCCGATCGCACGCTCATCGTCGATGTCGCGATTTTCGACATCTACGAAGGGCAAGGCGTGCCGGAGGGCAAGAAATCGGTCGGCGTCGCCGTGCGGCTGCAGCCCCGCGACAAAACGCTCACCGACGCCGATCTCGAGGCGCTCGCCCACAAAATTGTCACAGAGGCGGGCAAGAAAACGGGCGCCCAACTCAGAGGTTGA
- the pheS gene encoding phenylalanine--tRNA ligase subunit alpha yields MTNIAELETETLAAIAAAADEAALEAVRVGALGKKGSISALLATLGKMSPDDRKTEGAKINALKDKAQEALAARRDILQQQALEKRLSAETVDVTLPVQESGQELGRIHPISQVMDELTAIFADMGFSIAEGPDIESDDYNFTKLNFPEGHPAREMHDTFFFPPGADGKRKLLRTHTSPVQVRTMLTKAPPIRVICPGRTYRCDSDQTHTPMFHQVEGLVIDETTHMGHLKWVLEEFLKAFFEVKSVKMRFRPSFFPFTEPSAEVDVQCRRKDGDIRFGEGEDWMEILGCGMVHPNVLRNCGLDPDKYQGFAFGVGIDRLAMLKYGMSDLRAFFEADARWLTHYGFRPLDFPTLAGGLSG; encoded by the coding sequence ATGACGAACATAGCGGAACTGGAGACCGAGACTCTGGCGGCGATAGCGGCGGCGGCCGATGAGGCCGCGCTCGAGGCCGTGCGCGTCGGCGCTCTCGGCAAAAAGGGAAGCATTTCGGCGCTGCTGGCGACGCTCGGCAAAATGTCGCCGGACGACCGCAAGACCGAAGGCGCCAAGATCAATGCGCTGAAGGACAAGGCCCAAGAGGCGCTCGCCGCGCGTCGCGACATTCTGCAGCAGCAAGCGCTGGAGAAGCGCCTCTCCGCCGAGACGGTGGATGTGACGCTGCCGGTGCAGGAGAGCGGCCAGGAGCTGGGACGCATTCATCCGATCTCACAGGTGATGGACGAGCTGACGGCGATCTTCGCCGATATGGGCTTCTCCATCGCCGAAGGGCCGGACATAGAGAGCGACGATTATAATTTCACCAAGCTGAACTTCCCCGAGGGGCATCCCGCGCGCGAGATGCACGACACTTTCTTCTTTCCGCCGGGCGCCGACGGCAAGCGTAAGCTGCTGCGCACGCATACGAGCCCGGTGCAGGTGCGCACCATGCTGACCAAGGCGCCGCCGATCCGCGTGATCTGCCCCGGCCGCACCTATCGCTGCGACAGCGACCAGACGCATACGCCCATGTTCCATCAGGTCGAGGGGCTCGTCATCGACGAGACGACCCATATGGGCCATTTGAAATGGGTGCTGGAGGAGTTTCTGAAGGCCTTCTTCGAGGTGAAATCGGTGAAGATGCGCTTTCGCCCCTCCTTCTTCCCCTTCACCGAGCCTTCCGCGGAAGTGGATGTCCAATGCCGCCGCAAGGACGGCGACATTCGCTTCGGCGAGGGCGAGGATTGGATGGAGATATTGGGCTGCGGCATGGTGCATCCCAATGTGCTGCGCAATTGCGGGCTGGACCCCGACAAATATCAGGGCTTCGCCTTCGGCGTCGGCATAGACCGTCTCGCCATGCTGAAATACGGCATGTCGGATCTCCGCGCCTTCTTCGAGGCCGATGCGCGCTGGCTGACGCATTATGGATTCAGGCCGCTGGATTTCCCGACGCTGGCGGGCGGGTTGAGCGGGTGA
- a CDS encoding acetate/propionate family kinase, which translates to MSGASAVLLALNAGSSSLKFALYDAATLAPLCRGGVTAIKEQDQPARFSVKGEVAAALAAGPGPAPDIDHEGAARWLIAAIGERLAELPLAAVGHRVVHGGAEFDRPVRVTPEILQRLEALSPLAPSHQPHNLAPIRSLLDSAPELPQIACFDTAFHRTQPRLAQLFPLPRDFAERGVLRYGFHGLSYQFIAQELRRLERAEGRSIVAHLGHGASLCAMRDLESVATTMGFTALDGLMMGTRSGAIDPGLLLHLVMQEGFSPEQVHALLYERSGLLGVSAISDDLRALEASCSPAAEEAMALFAYRAAREIGSLASALNGLDRLVFTAGVGENSPSMRARICAYLGFLGLALDDEANATNAQIISAPTSRIETLVLPTNEEAVIAEAARALLLG; encoded by the coding sequence GTGAGCGGCGCTTCTGCGGTCCTATTGGCGCTCAACGCCGGCTCGTCGAGCCTCAAATTCGCGCTCTATGACGCGGCGACGCTCGCGCCTCTTTGCCGCGGCGGCGTCACCGCCATAAAGGAGCAAGACCAGCCCGCCCGCTTTTCCGTCAAAGGCGAGGTCGCGGCGGCGCTCGCCGCCGGCCCCGGCCCCGCGCCGGACATCGACCACGAGGGCGCGGCGCGCTGGCTCATCGCGGCGATCGGCGAGCGTCTGGCGGAGCTTCCCCTCGCCGCCGTGGGGCATAGGGTGGTACATGGCGGCGCGGAATTCGACCGTCCCGTGCGGGTCACGCCCGAAATATTGCAACGGCTGGAGGCGCTCTCGCCGCTCGCGCCGAGCCATCAGCCGCATAATCTCGCGCCGATCCGCAGCCTGCTCGACAGCGCGCCGGAGCTGCCGCAGATCGCCTGTTTCGACACCGCCTTTCACCGCACGCAGCCGCGTCTCGCGCAGCTGTTTCCGCTGCCGCGCGACTTCGCCGAGCGCGGCGTGCTGCGCTATGGCTTTCACGGCCTCTCCTATCAGTTCATCGCGCAAGAGCTGCGCCGCCTCGAACGCGCAGAGGGGCGCTCGATCGTCGCGCATCTCGGCCATGGCGCCAGCCTCTGCGCCATGCGCGATCTCGAGAGCGTCGCCACCACAATGGGCTTCACGGCGCTCGACGGGCTGATGATGGGCACGCGCAGCGGCGCCATCGACCCCGGCCTGCTGCTGCATCTCGTGATGCAGGAAGGCTTTTCGCCCGAGCAAGTCCATGCGCTGCTCTATGAGCGATCCGGCCTGCTCGGCGTCTCCGCGATCAGCGACGATCTGCGCGCGCTCGAGGCGAGCTGCTCTCCCGCGGCGGAGGAGGCGATGGCGCTCTTCGCCTATCGCGCCGCGCGCGAGATCGGCTCGCTGGCGAGCGCACTGAACGGGCTCGACCGCCTCGTCTTCACGGCCGGCGTCGGCGAGAATTCGCCGTCCATGCGCGCGCGCATCTGCGCTTATCTCGGCTTTCTCGGCCTCGCTCTGGACGATGAAGCGAATGCGACGAATGCGCAAATCATCAGCGCGCCGACGAGCCGCATCGAGACGCTCGTGCTTCCCACCAATGAGGAGGCGGTGATCGCCGAGGCCGCGCGCGCGCTGCTCCTCGGTTGA